One segment of Bacteroidales bacterium DNA contains the following:
- a CDS encoding putative DNA binding domain-containing protein — MKKSELKILLEQFVNLPKETEWLEFKVDNSKPEMIGKKISALSNGASLRNKSHGYLIFGVKDDTHKIVGTNFNPTTSKKGNEELEHWIAQRLSPKIDFEINVFDYEDKQIVIFIIPANKQEPVKFKNIAYVRIGSITRKLIEFPEKERKIWNKNEQLNFEDRNAKTNISADAVLELLDFSAYFELTGQKMPFNQNSILEKLTQEEFIEKTENLYNIKNLGAILFAKDLEQFDNLRRKVTRVIIYKGKGRLETIKEHQNKKGFAIGFDDLVNYVNDQLPTNEEIGTSFRKEIRMYPKIAIRELVANALIHQDFSIRGTSVMVEIFTERVEITNPGNPLIDTLRFIDHNPFSRNEKLASFMRRINLCEERGTGIDKVITECELYQLPAPKFQGEDMFTRVYLYAPRELREMDKQDKIRATYQHCCLKYVFDEFMTNQSLRERFKIEKKNYPMVSKIMKDALNSGMIKEFDTENKAKRYTKYIPFWA; from the coding sequence ATGAAAAAATCAGAGCTAAAAATATTACTTGAACAATTTGTAAATTTACCCAAAGAAACTGAATGGCTTGAATTTAAGGTAGATAATTCTAAACCTGAAATGATTGGCAAAAAAATTTCTGCACTTTCAAATGGTGCATCTTTGAGAAATAAATCACACGGATATTTAATATTTGGTGTAAAAGATGATACACATAAAATTGTCGGAACTAATTTTAATCCAACAACAAGTAAAAAAGGAAATGAAGAATTAGAACATTGGATTGCTCAAAGATTAAGTCCAAAAATTGATTTTGAGATAAACGTCTTTGATTATGAAGATAAGCAAATAGTAATATTTATAATTCCTGCAAATAAACAAGAACCTGTTAAATTTAAGAATATTGCTTATGTCAGAATTGGAAGTATTACACGTAAATTGATTGAATTTCCTGAAAAAGAACGAAAAATTTGGAATAAAAACGAACAATTAAATTTTGAAGACAGAAATGCAAAAACTAATATTTCAGCTGATGCTGTTTTAGAATTACTTGATTTTTCGGCGTATTTTGAGCTAACAGGTCAAAAAATGCCTTTTAATCAAAATTCAATACTTGAAAAACTGACACAGGAAGAATTTATTGAAAAGACTGAAAATCTGTATAATATCAAGAATTTAGGTGCAATTCTATTTGCCAAAGATTTAGAACAATTTGATAATTTACGAAGAAAAGTAACAAGAGTAATTATTTACAAAGGGAAAGGCAGACTTGAAACAATAAAAGAACATCAAAATAAAAAAGGATTTGCAATTGGTTTTGATGATTTAGTAAATTATGTAAATGACCAATTGCCTACAAATGAAGAAATAGGAACATCTTTTCGGAAAGAAATAAGAATGTATCCCAAAATAGCAATAAGAGAACTTGTTGCAAATGCGTTAATTCATCAAGATTTTAGTATTCGCGGAACAAGCGTTATGGTTGAGATTTTTACAGAACGTGTAGAAATAACAAATCCGGGGAATCCACTTATTGACACATTGCGATTTATAGACCATAACCCATTTTCAAGAAATGAAAAGCTCGCATCATTTATGCGAAGAATAAATCTTTGTGAAGAAAGGGGAACCGGAATTGACAAAGTGATTACAGAATGCGAATTATATCAATTACCGGCACCGAAATTTCAAGGCGAAGATATGTTTACACGAGTTTATCTATACGCACCAAGAGAATTACGAGAAATGGATAAGCAAGATAAAATTAGAGCCACATATCAACATTGTTGTTTAAAATACGTTTTTGATGAATTTATGACAAATCAATCTTTACGAGAGCGATTTAAGATTGAAAAGAAAAATTATCCAATGGTTTCAAAAATTATGAAAGATGCACTAAATAGCGGAATGATAAAAGAATTTGATACTGAAAATAAAGCAAAACGTTATACAAAATATATTCCATTTTGGGCATAG
- a CDS encoding RNA polymerase sigma factor: MPEHQAVFDISNLKFQVMTEKEIIDGILNGNQKYFKELVDKYQSLVLNTCNSFLHNKNNAEDITQEVFIEVFLSIHKFNREAKLSTWLYRISANKSLNFIRDNNKRKRFKSIESFFSDEQNTELQIPDNDSQYNDTDDIQDEKTELLHNSINVLSKNQKIAFTLSKFENLSYVQIAEVMNLSLSSVEGLIHRAKRNVQKKVLNFYKKK, translated from the coding sequence ATGCCCGAACACCAAGCCGTATTCGATATTTCAAATTTGAAGTTTCAGGTAATGACTGAAAAAGAAATAATAGACGGTATTTTAAACGGAAATCAAAAATATTTTAAAGAGCTTGTAGATAAATATCAGTCGCTTGTACTAAATACTTGCAATAGTTTTTTGCATAACAAGAATAATGCGGAAGACATTACGCAAGAAGTTTTTATTGAAGTCTTTTTGTCTATACATAAATTTAACAGAGAAGCAAAATTATCAACATGGCTTTATAGAATTTCTGCTAATAAATCATTAAATTTTATAAGAGATAATAATAAAAGAAAGCGCTTTAAGAGTATTGAAAGTTTTTTCTCCGATGAACAAAACACAGAACTCCAAATTCCGGATAACGATTCTCAATATAATGATACAGATGATATTCAAGATGAAAAGACAGAATTACTGCATAATTCAATTAATGTTCTTTCAAAAAATCAAAAAATTGCTTTCACTTTAAGTAAATTTGAAAATTTATCTTATGTGCAAATCGCTGAAGTTATGAATTTATCATTATCATCTGTTGAAGGACTTATACACAGAGCAAAAAGGAATGTGCAGAAGAAAGTATTGAATTTTTATAAAAAGAAATGA
- a CDS encoding zf-HC2 domain-containing protein — translation MKCKNIHKKLIFFINDELTGSINEEIKIHLKGCKKCNNIYTALETTLNLVGKKKTIKPNPFLYTRIKQKLNEIEIEKKQAVFNPVYKRVLQPVFLSLLLAAGIFTGIKLGSSYEIKQQKNKSVSQTTEFYFNDFNQEKLEIVLLKE, via the coding sequence ATGAAATGTAAAAATATTCATAAAAAATTAATTTTTTTCATTAATGATGAGCTTACCGGTTCCATAAATGAAGAAATCAAAATTCACTTAAAAGGTTGTAAAAAATGCAATAATATATATACTGCATTAGAAACAACTTTGAATCTTGTAGGGAAAAAGAAAACTATTAAACCGAACCCGTTTTTATATACGAGAATAAAACAAAAATTGAACGAAATTGAAATTGAAAAAAAACAAGCTGTATTTAATCCTGTTTATAAAAGAGTATTACAACCGGTTTTTTTATCACTTCTGTTAGCGGCAGGTATTTTTACCGGAATAAAACTCGGGAGTTCTTATGAAATAAAACAGCAAAAAAACAAATCAGTATCGCAAACAACAGAATTCTATTTTAACGATTTTAATCAAGAAAAACTTGAAATTGTATTATTAAAAGAATAA
- a CDS encoding periplasmic heavy metal sensor — MNKIYNKSILIWIIVILALTNLSTIGTILYRAYFQESTIQYDNSEHIEIPNSRIGRFFRDELNLNYEQHQQFRNFRQNFHREANILADEMQVRRNELMIELRKEKSDSIYLHKLAREIGNLHSELKHLTFEYYLEMKNVCTDEQKEKLFQIFNSMTNQGTEFKMPYKKHNKFNREKDEKQI; from the coding sequence ATGAATAAAATATACAACAAAAGCATTTTAATTTGGATAATAGTAATTCTTGCATTAACAAATCTTTCAACAATAGGAACGATATTATATCGGGCTTATTTTCAAGAAAGCACTATTCAGTATGATAATTCGGAACATATTGAAATTCCGAACAGCCGAATCGGCAGATTTTTCAGAGATGAATTAAATTTAAATTATGAACAGCATCAACAGTTTAGAAATTTCAGACAAAATTTTCACAGAGAAGCGAATATATTGGCAGATGAAATGCAAGTAAGACGAAATGAATTAATGATTGAATTAAGAAAAGAAAAATCAGATTCAATTTACCTGCACAAACTTGCAAGAGAAATAGGAAATTTGCATTCAGAGCTTAAACATTTAACTTTTGAATATTATCTCGAAATGAAAAATGTTTGCACAGATGAACAAAAAGAAAAATTATTTCAGATTTTTAATTCAATGACAAATCAAGGGACTGAATTTAAAATGCCTTATAAAAAACATAATAAATTTAACAGAGAAAAAGATGAAAAACAAATTTAG
- a CDS encoding DUF4405 domain-containing protein, with amino-acid sequence MKNKFSWRAFISMGLFYSFLIIFITGIILYLTPTGRIAHWINWKFLGFTKDDWQAIHIIFSLIFAILSIFHLFTVNWKDFWSYLKNKKKQGLNKKKEFYLSSVFTVLIFLGVIFSIPPFSSVINFGEYLTKSWENESNKPPIPHAELLTLNEIQERLEDISIDEIKKKLRKNNINFNNTNETLAEIGRFNNINPIEIYNIITKKTSQSMKGSGIGKKTLEEIANENNKDLNQLLQILKENDITARKEQTLKEIASENDIATKDIYELIMGLVKKNKKKHKFF; translated from the coding sequence ATGAAAAACAAATTTAGTTGGAGAGCTTTTATAAGTATGGGATTATTTTATTCGTTTTTAATAATATTTATAACAGGTATTATTTTGTATTTAACTCCGACAGGACGAATAGCACACTGGATAAACTGGAAATTTCTCGGATTTACAAAAGATGATTGGCAAGCAATACACATTATATTTTCTTTAATTTTTGCAATACTGTCAATTTTTCATTTATTTACTGTTAATTGGAAAGATTTTTGGTCGTATCTCAAAAATAAAAAAAAACAAGGATTAAATAAAAAGAAAGAATTTTACTTATCTTCTGTATTCACTGTTCTGATTTTTCTTGGTGTTATTTTTTCAATTCCGCCGTTTAGTTCGGTAATTAATTTTGGTGAATATTTAACCAAATCATGGGAAAATGAAAGCAATAAACCTCCGATACCACATGCTGAATTGTTGACTTTGAATGAAATACAGGAGAGACTTGAAGATATTTCTATTGATGAAATTAAAAAAAAATTAAGAAAAAACAATATTAATTTTAACAATACGAATGAAACATTGGCTGAAATTGGGAGATTTAATAATATAAATCCTATTGAAATTTATAATATCATTACAAAGAAGACATCTCAAAGTATGAAAGGAAGCGGAATCGGAAAGAAAACATTAGAAGAGATTGCAAATGAAAATAATAAAGATTTAAATCAATTATTGCAAATTTTAAAAGAAAACGACATTACTGCTCGAAAAGAGCAGACCTTAAAAGAAATAGCTTCTGAAAATGATATTGCAACAAAGGATATATACGAATTAATTATGGGATTGGTAAAAAAAAATAAAAAAAAGCACAAGTTTTTTTGA
- the mnmA gene encoding tRNA 2-thiouridine(34) synthase MnmA: protein MKKIIVGLSGGVDSGVAAYLLKEQGYDVHAVYMINWHDTEGVIEGSCPSDEDILIAQLVARKLDIPFQTVDFSELYAKRVVDYMFSEYEKGRTPNPDVLCNREIKFDVFLDKVLEMGADMVATGHYCRKETIEKDGKQIHRLLAGKDNNKDQSYFLCQLSQKQLEKALFPIGELQKSEVRAIAGKSGLACSHKKDSQGICFVGKVDLPTFLQQKLESKKGDIIKIPTDYNKFSKYENIDMLSFDEQLKILSEPFSYFPESGIKAGEHNGAHFYTIGQRQGLGIGGLKEPPFVIGTDVVKNIVYIGEGKQHPGLFRKGLFISKNEIHWVRPDLEVSPGDSIKILSRIRYRQALQKATLFMRPEGAYLIFDEDQRGITSGQFAAFYIEDELIGSGVIS, encoded by the coding sequence TTGAAAAAAATAATAGTTGGTTTGTCGGGAGGTGTTGATTCCGGTGTTGCAGCATATTTGCTTAAAGAGCAGGGTTATGATGTTCATGCCGTTTACATGATTAATTGGCATGATACAGAAGGTGTAATTGAAGGCAGTTGTCCGAGCGATGAAGATATTCTGATAGCTCAATTAGTTGCCCGAAAATTAGACATCCCTTTTCAAACTGTTGATTTCAGTGAATTATATGCAAAACGTGTGGTTGATTATATGTTTTCAGAGTATGAAAAAGGCAGGACTCCTAATCCTGATGTACTGTGTAACAGAGAGATAAAATTTGATGTTTTCTTGGACAAAGTTCTTGAAATGGGTGCTGATATGGTTGCAACCGGTCATTATTGCAGAAAAGAAACAATTGAAAAAGACGGAAAACAAATTCACAGATTACTTGCAGGAAAAGACAATAATAAAGACCAGTCTTATTTTTTATGTCAATTATCTCAAAAACAACTTGAAAAAGCATTATTTCCTATCGGAGAACTTCAAAAATCAGAAGTCAGAGCAATTGCCGGTAAATCGGGACTTGCCTGTTCCCATAAAAAAGATTCACAAGGTATTTGTTTTGTGGGAAAAGTAGATTTACCAACATTTCTGCAACAAAAATTAGAAAGTAAAAAGGGAGATATTATTAAAATACCTACTGATTATAATAAGTTTTCAAAATATGAAAATATTGATATGCTTTCTTTTGACGAACAATTGAAAATACTATCCGAACCGTTTTCTTATTTTCCGGAAAGCGGAATTAAAGCAGGAGAACATAACGGGGCTCATTTTTATACCATCGGTCAAAGACAAGGTTTGGGAATCGGCGGATTAAAGGAGCCGCCATTCGTTATAGGAACAGATGTTGTTAAAAATATTGTTTATATAGGCGAAGGAAAGCAACATCCGGGATTGTTCAGAAAAGGCTTATTTATCTCTAAAAATGAAATTCATTGGGTAAGACCGGATTTGGAAGTATCACCGGGAGATTCAATAAAAATTTTATCAAGAATAAGATACAGACAAGCATTACAAAAAGCAACACTTTTTATGAGGCCGGAAGGTGCATATTTAATTTTTGATGAAGACCAAAGAGGTATTACTTCCGGACAATTTGCTGCTTTTTATATTGAAGATGAACTAATCGGATCCGGAGTTATCAGTTAA